The window CCAGCATGGCCTGAcagccacagccccagccagcagcaggcaaTGGAGGGCACAGGGTGTGAGGGGAGCATGCTGCAGGAaatgggggtgggaggaggaaaagggggtgAAACAGGAGACAGGGAGGGGGGCACAGGCCCAGAGAGAGATAATGGGCAGAGTATAAAAATGCCAGGGCACACACGCTGACAAGCTtataaaaatgtacaaaaataaGATATTCCCTTTTTGAAAACTGAGTAGGAATGTCCCCCAAGGCCCCCATCCCTTCCACTGCCCACCGGTACAGGGCTACCCGGCCAGCCCTGCCGGGCAAGCACACAGCATCCTCCACCCTGCGGTCCTGGCAGGCTGTCTgtcctgtgctggcagcagcagccgctCCAGCAGATACCGCTGCCATCCCTGGTGGCACTCACAGCCCTGTGGGGAGCAAGAGGCAAGTTAGCACCCACCCTGAGGGAAATGGCATCCCCTCCCCAAGGACCCTGGGGCAGACCCTATGCCCCTCACCCCAGTTGGCTGCATGGGTCCCTGTCCCTGGCTCACCTGTGGTCCTGTCACAGGCGCCAGTCCCCTTCTCATGGGCGAGGTTGAGGCGGTTCTGCTCGGCAGCGATGCCATTGGCCTCGGGGCTGCTGCtgcgggcagggctggggggccGTGGTGGCCGCTGGAGGTGGAAGGCGACCTCCAGGTGCTCCTGTGCCAGGCGCAGGTGCTCACGCAGCCGGTCCAGCTCATGCGCCGGGGGAGCCCCAGCCAGGGCGAAGCGCCCGGCCCCCAGGCTCTCCCGGTAGTCCAGCTTGCCGTCAGGCAGTGGTGCTCGCGGCGGCTCCTTCTTCAGTGAGTGATAGGTGGGGGGCGCGCCAGGGGCTTTCTTGGAGTACTGTGGAGCGGGGCTGTCGCCAGCTGGGAGTGGGGGGCCATTAGGTTGGCTCAGGGCATCACGGATGCGCCCCACGCCCAGATGCACGAGCTCACAGAGGttgaggaagaggcagagccCACTGACGGCGTACATGATGAGGAGGAAGATGGTCTTCTCCGTGGGGCGGGAGACAAAGCAGTCAACGGTGTGAGGGCAGGGGCTGCGGCTGCAGATGTAGGAGGGGCTCACCTCGAAGCGATACAGCAGATACTGCCCAAAGAGGAAAGCCATCTCCAGCAGCGAGCGGCACAGCAAGTGCAGGACATAAGCACGCATCAGCCCATCCTGCTTGATGCGGCGCCGGCCATCGTGCTTCTCTCCACCTTCTGGGCTCTTCTCCTTCTCCACCTCAATCTCCTCAAAGATCATAGGGTCTTCTTCATTATCATCCTCTGCCTCCTCGTAGTCCCGCCCAGCTCCCCGGCGCACCACCGGCATACGTGCCTGCCGGGCTGCCGGTGCCCGGCGCCGTGAGGACTCAGGCATGCGGGCGATGCGGTGCATAGCAAAGCCCAGGTAGAGCACCGATGGCGTGGCCACCATGATGATCTGGAAGATCCAGAAGCGGACGTGGGAGAGCGGGGCGAAGGCATCGTAGCAGACATTCTCACAGCCCGGCTGCTGCGTGTTGCAGACAAACTTGCTCTGCTCATCATAGTAGATGGACTCGCCCCCCACGGCCGTCAGCACAATGCGGAAGACAATGAGGACAGTCAGCCAGATCTTGCCCACAAAGGTTGAGTGGTTGTTGATCTCCTCCAAGAGCCGCGTCAGGAAACTCCAGCTCATCCTGGACAGGCAGTTGTCTCAAACCCTGCAGGTAAGTCAGGCAAACAGGCACTGAGCAAATATGTGTGCATTGCACCAGGTTCCCCCAAAACACCAGCCACCACCCCAGTTCTGTCCCTCTCCCATCACTGGTGTCCCTTTCCTCACCCACACATCCACAAACACAGTCTTGCATAAGCAGccatataatcacagaatggtttgggttggaagggactttaagatcatctagtcccaaccccctgatatgggcagggacacctcacgctatACTgtatcactcaaggctctgtctcCCCAGAATCATAtccccagctcagcactgcctccctgtgctcccatctacatcctgctcctgccctgcctccaGCCGGATGGGTGCAGATCTGGGGAGCAGATGAAAGGCTGGGACAccctctgtccctgcagggCACACCTGTGGGAAGAGTCAGCGCAGTCACAGCCAGGGTAAACAGGCAGCATGGGGCAGCGCCAGCTGGGCATTGCgaggggacaggcaggggaTAGAACCACCTCCTCCAtgcctgggctgcagcaccCATTTGCCACCTGGTTCTGGGCAGGTCCCCAGCCAGTACCGCACCCCGTGCCAGCACCCACATGCTCCCTTGGGGGTCCTCATGGTCcctggaggaaagcagcaaGTGGCAGCCCCTCTGAGCAGCATCCCATACCACATGCCAGGTCTTCAACCTGCGGAGCTCTCCCTCAAGGACTGCCATCACTCTGCCCCACCAAACCTCAGTGCTGTGCCCTCCCTCATGCCATACCCCCAGCCCAAATCCTTACAAACCCCCAAAGCCCGTGGTGGAGCACACTGCAGCCTGATGGCAAGGGCTGGTGGCGCAGAGCAGCAAACAGGAGAGCAATGACAAGGGCAGTGTGGAACAACCAAGGAACTGTAAAAAGTCCTAGCAAAGGAGCTGACATCAGAGGTTGGGGAGGAAATTACGAGGACAGCATCACAGTTCCCGGAGAAAGAAGATGCAAGAGGAGACACCCCACTGTCACGCCAGGTTTTGGCAGCCTGCACACAAGCTTGTGCAGGGCAGCACATGGCTGGGCTGCCCAGGGTGAGCAGAGGGGACATGTCCCCACAGAGCCACCAGCTCACCCGTGCTTTGCCTGC of the Melopsittacus undulatus isolate bMelUnd1 chromosome 4, bMelUnd1.mat.Z, whole genome shotgun sequence genome contains:
- the LOC101874949 gene encoding gap junction gamma-1 protein-like, translated to MSWSFLTRLLEEINNHSTFVGKIWLTVLIVFRIVLTAVGGESIYYDEQSKFVCNTQQPGCENVCYDAFAPLSHVRFWIFQIIMVATPSVLYLGFAMHRIARMPESSRRRAPAARQARMPVVRRGAGRDYEEAEDDNEEDPMIFEEIEVEKEKSPEGGEKHDGRRRIKQDGLMRAYVLHLLCRSLLEMAFLFGQYLLYRFEVSPSYICSRSPCPHTVDCFVSRPTEKTIFLLIMYAVSGLCLFLNLCELVHLGVGRIRDALSQPNGPPLPAGDSPAPQYSKKAPGAPPTYHSLKKEPPRAPLPDGKLDYRESLGAGRFALAGAPPAHELDRLREHLRLAQEHLEVAFHLQRPPRPPSPARSSSPEANGIAAEQNRLNLAHEKGTGACDRTTGL